Sequence from the Salvelinus fontinalis isolate EN_2023a unplaced genomic scaffold, ASM2944872v1 scaffold_0006, whole genome shotgun sequence genome:
tgatgtggtgtggtataatctgctgtggtgtggtgtggtataatctgctgtggtgtggtgtggtataatctgctgtggtgtggtgtggtataatcTGCTGTGCTGTGGTATAatctgctgtgctgtgctgtggtgtggtatggtataaTCTGCTGTGCTGTGGTGTGGTATAATGTGCTGTGCTGTGGTATAAtgtgctgtggtgtggtgtgcTGTGGTGTGCTGTGGTGTGCTGCTGTGTCTTCCACTGGGAAGacggatccccgttagttcctgccaaggcagcagctactcttcctggggtttattatggatccctgttagttcctgccaaggcagcagctactcttcctggggtttattatggatccccattagttcctgccaaggcagcagctactcttcctggggtttattatggatccccattagttcctgccaaggcagcaggtactcttcctggggtttattatggatccccattagtttctaccaaggcagcagctactcttcctggggtttattatggatccccattagttcctaccaaggcagcagctactcttcctggggtttattatggatccccattagttcctgtcaaggcagcagctactcttcctggggtttattatggatccccattagttcctgccaagccagcagctactcttcctggggtttattatggatcccattagttcctgccaaggcagcagctactcttccgggggtttattatagatccccattagttcctgccaaggcagcagctactcctcctggggtttattatggatccccattagttcctgtcaaggcagcagctacacttcctgggatttattatggatccccattagttcctgccaaggcagcagctacacttcctgggatttattatggatccccgttagttcctgtcaaggcagcagctacacttcctgggatttattatggatccccattagttcctgccaaggcagcagctactcttcctggggtttattatggatccccgttagttcctgccaaagcagcagctacacttcctgggatttattatggatccccgttagttcctgccaaggcagcagctactcttcctgggatttattatggatccccgttagttcctgccaaggcagcagctacacttcctgggatttattatggatccccgttagttcctgccaaggcagcagctactcttcctggggtttattatggatacccgttagttcctgccaaggcagcagctactcttcctggggtttattatggatacccgttagttcctgccaaggcagcagctactcttcctgatgtCCAGCAAAAATAATACAgttaatacaattttaaaaacattacaaaacattcacaacagatttcaaaacacaccacatatctacagcacAAAATCCATgtctacgtgtgtgtatagtacgTATGTTATCATGTTTGCTGTTccatatttgtactattttctaaactgtagaataatagtgaagacatcaaaacaaggtaaacatatatggaatcatgtaggaaccctAAAAGTGTTAATTAAAACAAattaacatatattttatatttgagattcttcaaagtagccaccctttgccttgattacagctttgcacactcttggcattatctcaaccagcttcatgaggtagtcacctggaatgcatctcaattaacaggtgtgccttgttaaaagttaatttgtggaatttatttccttcttaatgtgtttgagctaaTCAGCTGTGTCGTGACAaggaaggggtggtatacagaagacagccctatttggtaaaataccaagtccaaattatgacaagaacagctcaaataagcaaagagaaaaaacaacagtccatcatcactttaagacatgaagctgGAGcccattaagacatgaaggtcagtcaatacggaaacgtttcttcaagtgcagtcacaaaaaccatcaagctatgatgaaactggcttcaATGAGGGcgtccacaggaaaggaagacccagagttacctctgctgcagaggataagttcattagagttaactgcacctcagattgcagcccaaagaaatgcttcacagagttcaagtaacagacatctcgacatcaactgttcagaggagactgtattaatcaggccttcatggttgccgcaaagaaaccactactaaaggacaccaataagaagaagagagttGTTTGTGcaaagaaacacgaacaatggacattagaccggtggaaatctgtccgttggtctggagtccaaatttgagatttagcccttacacatctccaggctgtgtaagagctatttgaccaagaaggagagtgatggagcgctgcatcaaatgacctggtctccacaatcacccgacctcaacccaattgagatggtttgggatgaggtggaccgcagagtaaaggaaaatcagccaaaaagtgatcagcatgtgtgggaactcattcaagactgttgtaaaagcattccaggtgaagctggttgagagaatgccaagagtgtgaatgaaggctactttgaagattctcaaatataacaaatattttgtttaacacttttttggttactacatgattccatatttgttttcCTTGTTCCGATGTGTTCattcttattctacaatgtagaaaattgtaaaaagaaagaaaagcacttgaattagtaggtgtgtccaaacttttgactggtaatgtacttTATCTATTTTTAAATCACCATTTTCTGCTTGCATGAGTTTCTTGATGTAGaacagagttccatgtagtcgtggctctatgtagtgctgtgcaactcccatagtctgttctggacttggggactatgaagagacctctggtggcatgtctagtggggtatggatgggtgtccgagctgtgtgccagtagtttaaacagacagcttggtgcattcaacatgtcaatacttctcacaACTACAAGTAGTGGTGAAGTCAActtctccactttgagccaggagagattgacatgcatattattaatattagctctctgtgtactacCAAGGCCCAGctatgctgccctgttctgagccaattgcaattttcctaagtctctCTTTGTGGCACcggaccacacgactgaacagtagtccaggtgtgacaaaactagggcctgtaggacctgccttgatgATAGTACTGTTAAGAAggtttattatagacagacttctccccgtctgagctactgttgtatcaacatgttttgatcaTGACAGTTTACCATCCAGGGTtaatccaagcagtttagtcacctcatcTTGTTCAATTTACACATTtttcattacaagatttaattGAGGTTTAAggtttagggaatgatttgtcccaaatacaatgcttttttaaatatttaggactaatttattccttgccgaccactctgaaactaactgcagctctttgttaagtgttgcagtcatttcagttgctgtagtagctgacgtgtatagtgctGAGTCATCTGTAACCGGTGCTGTACTGCACCGCTGTATCTCTGCGTGGTTGATTGAGACTATAGACGTGGACTTGGGATATCAGATAGTTGTAATCAAGGTTTTCAGCAGAATTCAGGTTTTCAAGCAGAATTCACTCTCTGCATCCTGCATCTGCATCCAaaggaaaataaaacatttgtagaGCACATATGTTCTGCGAATCGTCGCCTCTTTCTACAACAGATGCACAATACGAGGGACTGGGATCATTCGAGGAGCTAGCCGTCGTTCACACATACAATAGCCTGCTAACACCTTAGCTAGCTATTAACCACATGTTGAATTCAGAATGTTGATATCATCCTAAAAAGTACAATTACAAGTGCATCTTAACAATACCATCCACTTATGAGTAACCTCTAAATATACAACATTATTCATGAACGAAACACTGTGTGTATGACTTTGTGCTTAAAAGAATCAAACTTATCTGAAGCCGACAGAAAAAGCGTGCCTACCTCTCATAGTGCATCACAATGATTTGAGCACGAGCACGCATGGCATAACATAAGTACACACTCCCCAACTCCCAAATCAACATGACATATTAAAGGAGTTTACTGCTATTGCTACAGGACCACCCTGGTTGACCCTGAGAAGCAGCTGAACGTGTCCATGGCCCTGAGAGACCAGGAGCTCCTCTTCAGATGCCTCAAGATGAAGAACGTCTTCCCTGAGCTGATGGAGAAGGTAATGCGTCCTGCTGTGATATTGTTTTACATATTTCTGTTCATATTTTGTTAATAGCTTAGTAAAGTTTTCTGCATCAAACTGGCTAGCTTTGTTGTCTTCTTTCCGAAGGTGGAAGCAGAATCTGCTCAGAAAGAGATAGATGTAGGGGTCACCAGCGCTGCAGGTGAAGGTTGTAGTTCATTAGACCCCAGTGAAGCAATGGAAGATGGATATAACGGTTATGGAGATGGGATGGAGCTGGAGAAGGAACTGAGTCAGGAAGAAAGGGAGGCCTTGGCCAAGAACAAGGACGTTCTCCAGAACTACAGTTCCTATGAGACCATGTTCAGAAAAGAGATGAAGGGATGCCAACAAACCGTCAAAAACATGGAAAAGAAGTTGAATCCCGGTGATGGTGAAGAAGAGAAAGCATTTAGCTTGTCAAATGGTCATGGAGAGCTGGATGGGGATGGATCATCCAAGGAGTGCCAGGAGAATGGAGCCAGTGCACGTGCTGTAGACGTCACCAGGTCTGGCCTTGCACCGTGGCAGGACGGGGTAATGGAGAGACTGCGTAGAGAGGTCACCCCTGCAGACTACAACATGTATTTGGTCCACCATGGAGCTATGCTGATCAACTTCGGTCAGCTTGCCGCCTGCACCCCAAGGGACAAGGACTTTGTTTATGGAAAGCTGGAGCCCATAGAGGTTCAAAGTGTCAGAACGTTCAACGTTCCCACGAGCTACCGGCCGAAACGGATTCACATGCGCGACCCTTGGTCACCGATGGTCAACAAGAGTGTTGATACGTCAGATCTAGGCGTGTCCGTGGAAGATCTTCCAAAGTGTGATGAAGTCAATGCAACATTGTTGTGCTTCTTGGAGAAAGAGTTGAAGGGTCACAACATCTCAGAGGGTGGAGGAGCAGACGGCTTCTACGTACACATTGGAACACAGACTTACAACATCCCATCTGCTCCGTTCAAACCTGAAGCCTCTCTGGCAGACattatcacagacacacacaaaggccTCTATGTCCAGATCCAAGCTGAGGACATAACCAGAAGACACAACTTTACCAACTCTGCCTTTAGTTACCTCTGTGGCCACGTCTTCCGCCGCGATGAGTACCACACTCACTTCAAGAACGTGCACTTGGACATCCAGTCCTGCCTGAACGGCTGGTTCGAGCAGCGCTGTCCTCTAGCTTACCTAGGCTGCAACTACAGTCAGAGCAGGTTCCATCCTGCAGGTCAGAGAGCCACAGTCACCTACCGCCAGGATCTCAGCACCTTCAGCCTCAAACCAGAGGGCCCCTCAATGCTGTCCGACTCTGAGAAAACCATCAGCATCACCTCTGACAGGAAGCATCCCCGTAAACCGGACCTGTTGAGCAGACTTCCCTTTGAGATCCTTCATCACCTGGCAGGGTTTCTGGACAGCTTTAGCCTGTCTCAGCTGTCCCAGGTGTCccagttgatgagggaggtgtgtgtcACACtgctagaggagagggggatggtctATCTGAAATGGGAGAAGAAGACTTCCCATGGGGGGTCTTCATGGAAATGTAGAAAACATGTGAGTACTTTGCttgaatttaaaatatatatatatgtttttaaggGATGGAAATCATCCCTTTTAGTGTTATTACATTATCTTGTCTTATCTGGTATAGAGTCCATGGTTATTGAATGTACATGAAccaccaacatagtgtcttaatagggcgttgggccacgaaCCAGaatagcttcaatgcaccttggcatagattctagaaGTGTCTCAAACTCTATTGGATACGGGATCATTcgtccacgagaaattccataagttggtgttttgttgatggggGTGGAAAACCCTGTGTCAGACGCTGTTACAGAATCTTCCAtaaatgttcacacacacacacacacacacacacacacacgcacgcacacacaccatttAAATCCACATAttctcctttgagacccctctttcaaagtcactgagatctcttcttctagccatggtagccaaaataatgggcaactgagcattttatacatgaccctaagcatgatgggacgtTAATTGCTTATTAATTAACTGAGGaatcacacctgtgtggaagcacctgctttcaatatactttgtatcgcTCATTTACTCAAATATTTCCTTTGTGTTGGCACTtacctgtatatactgtatacatacagtaccagtcaagagaTTAGACacacatttttactattttctacattgtagaagacattgtgaagacatcaaaactatgaaataacacatatggaatcatgtaagtagccacgctttgccttgatgacagctttgcacactcttggcattctctcaaccagcgtcatgacattctacaatgtagaaaatataaaacattaagaaaaacccttgaatgagtcggtgtgtccaaacttttgactggtactgtgtacagtGGCAGTTGtggcttgtatggctccctgggcgaacccACATTCAGTTCCCCCCCGCCACCAAAAAGAAGAACGcaccattctgcactaactgtcatttttattcagacatttgaaacaacacaaataaataatcataacatttaaaaccacataaatataaaaatatctacaaaaataagacaaaaaaagtaacaaagacaaatagaaacaaatgtgttgatttggcactcgagcgtcaatacattacccatcccccaacactgttaACCAAGAGTcgagactacattacccatcccccaacactgttaACCAAGAGTcgagactacattacccatcccccaacactgttaaccaagagtcaagactacattacccatcccccaacactgtcaaccaggagtcaagactacattacccatcccccaacactgttaACCAAGAGTcgagactacattacccatcccccaacactgttaaccaggagtcaagactacattacccatccccccaacactgtcaaccaggagtcgagactacattacccatcccccaacactgtcaaccaggagtcaagactacattacccatcccccaacactgttaACCAAGAGTcgagactacattacccatcccccaacactatcAACCAAGAGTcgagactacattacccatcccccaacactgtcaaccaagagtcaagactacattacccatcccccaacactgtcaaccaggagtcaagactacattacccatgccccaacactgtcaaccaagagtcaagactacattacccatcccccaacactgtcaaccaggagtcaagactacattacccatcccccaacactgtcaaccaggagtcaagactacattacccatcccccaacactgtcaaccaagagtcaagactacattacccatcccccaacactgtcaaccaagagtcaagactacattacccatcccccaacactgtcaaacaggagtcaagactacattacccatcccccaacactgtcaaccaagagtcaagactacattacccatcccccaacactgtcaaccaagagtcgaGACTAAACCAactcaccttggtggtgtgcagaatgGTTTTATATCATTCTTAACGATTtcgcacaaaccagaaaaaaatacaacaaaatgtctgtgaaactatatattcacagtattatggatgaattgtggtttatttggtagcatttcgtagtgtgactgattttactaattgcgttagtactgtacaaagttaaaggtgcactatttgatagattcccccgctccccctacctcgggcttccagaggggagacctgaggtcaaacTTCCCATGTTGCCTATACCTATATAATCCGCCACTGactgtcctatatatatatataaataattaaaatacatacatatatacacaacaGCAACCTAAAGACTTTGCTATCTCTATCCCCACCCATCCCCTCCAGAGGTAGGCAGGCCTAAAGTCTATAGTCTATGGTAGGACCAATACTGGTGGATGTAGTCCCATCCCCTCCAGAGGTAGGCAGGCCTAAAGTCTATAGTCTATGGTAGGACCAATACTGGTGGATGTAGTCCCATCCCCTCCAGAGGTAGACAGGCCTATAGCCTAAAGTCTATGGTAGGACCAATACTGGTGGATGTAGTCCCATCCCCTCCAGAGGTAGACAGGCCTATAGTCTATGGTAGGACCAATACTGGTGGATGTAGTCCCATCCCCTCCAGAGGTAGGCAGGCCTATAGCCTAAAGTCTATGTTAGAACCAATACTGGTGGGTGTAGACCCATCCCCTCCAGAGGTAGACAGGCCTATAGCCTAAAGTCTATGGTAGGACCAATACTGGTGGATGTAGTCCCATCCCCTCCAGAGGTAAACAGGCCTATAGTCTATGGTAGGACCAATACTGGTGGATGTAGACCTATTCGTCCTGCCATCGACTTGCCTTGGAAAGTGAAAGGTAGAATGAACATGTGTTTGGTTGTAAACATGTCACTGGTTCTAAACAAAGCCTAAGGTTGAAACATACTGTTGTTGTCGGGTCATATGATTTTAGCTCTGTCTACTGAACCCGCCAGGTGATCCGTCAGTCACCGTGTGATAGCATAGTTACCAGGTCACCCTAGTATCACCGCCCAGACCTATGAATGGCATACAGCCACATTCTCTACATCTCTACTGGACAGAGAAATGGATCCAGCCTAGTCTGAGGGGTTGCTTCCCAATCGGCGCCCTATTCTCTGTAACCTGAACTACTGGACTATGTAAGGTAATAGGTTGCCACTTGGGATACAGACCAAATCTCAGTCTTGTCCCAACaggaaccctattccccatatagagctatggtccctggtcaaaggtagtgcactatgtagggaatagggtgccatagggccctggtcaaaagtagtgcactatgtagagaataggaggccatagggccctggtctaaagtagtgcactatgtagagaatagggagcaatagggccctggtctaaagtagtgcactatgtagagaataggaggccatttgggATTAATTCTAGTCCTATGACAGCTGCTGCATTGTAAAGAGCCCCCTGACTACTCCCTGCATTCCTCTCAGACACGATTATGAGTTGAATTACCCATCCCAGTGTTTTGGCACCAaccaatcagagagagagagcgctagtCTGTGTGTCGTCGGGACAAAGAGCCAATGATATCAGTGGTCTGGAATGCCACCAAGCCCTTGTTCCCAGTCAGCTCTGCCACACTAACCACTCAGTTATCTCATAACTGGCTCCAGCTCAAATGGTGCCATTGTCCCTTTTGTAGTACATTTGTTTTGATCAAGAACTGTAGCACACTAttggtagggaataggatgccaactGGTATGTACATACAGACAACAGGCTGCTAGGCAGGAAATCCATACACATCAACAATGGGAACAGTATAAACCTGCATACGGAATAAACATGATTTTGTTACCAATGAAATAGAGCTTCATGTCAAGATGTACCATCAGAACTTAGTATACTACAATTATATTTTActaggagtttttcctgaccatgtgTCTCGAGAGGCTATGGGTTTCGAGTTGTTCCTGACCATGTGTCTCGATGGGTTTCGAGTTGTTCCTCACCATGTGTCTCGATGGGTTTCGAGTTGTTCCTGACCATGTGTCTCGATGGGTTTCGAGTTGTTCCTCACCATGTGTCTCGATGGGTTTCGAGTTGTTCCTGACCATGTGTCTCGAGAGGCTATGGGTTTCGAGTTGTTCCTGACCATGTGTCTCGATGGGTCATAGAGATTAGAGTTGTTCCTGGTCAGATCACATCGTCAGGAAAAACTCCTTGACCCACTCTAATACTTTGTGTAATAAAaaacgttgtctctctctctctctctctctctttctctctgtcgctTTGGTTTCCTAAGGTATGGAAGTTTAGCAGTCTGTTTTCCAAGGTGGACAGGTGGTGCTTTGACGATGTCCCCTCCATGTCTGAGCACCTGAAGGTCTGCCCTTTCTACCAGAGAGAGGAGCTCAGTAAGCCTGTAAAACTAGCCAGTATGGAgggggaccagagagagagaccccagGGCCTACTGGACCTGCTCCAGGAGTGTGATCTGCCTCTAGCAGACCAATGACATTATAAGGAGTGGGCGGTAGGTAACCCAGCAGCTAAGGAGATGGACCTGTAGCGGAATCCTGGGCCGAGCACTCGATTGATCTGAGGGGTGCTGGCTTTAAATCCTAACAACAATTCCCTACTGATGGGCCTTGGAGCAAGGCATTGCACTGCAGCTTGACCCTGTGCTCCTCTCAACTGTGTGTGCGTGATGTATTCTGGGAAAATTAGCAGAAGACTAAGGTCCCTTAATAAACCATGGAGAAACACTCTGTAAGAGCTCACTTACAATTAATCACTGTTACTAAATGTGTAAATGTCAATACGCAATCTCTACAAAGTAATTAATGCATTTATAAACACTATTTTGCATGATTTATAAATGATTCATAAACACTATTTTACATTATTTATAAATTATTTATAAACACTATTTTACATTATTTATAAATTATTTATAAACACTATTTTACATTATTTATAAATTATTTATAAACACTATTTTAATGATTTATAATTGTTTATAAACACTATTTTACATTATTTATAAATTATTTATAAACACTATTTTAATGATTTCTAATTATTTATAAACACTATTTTACATTATTTATAAATTATTTATAAACACTATTTTACATTATTTATAAATTATTTATAAACACTATTTTAATGATTTATAATTATTTATAAACACTATATTACATGATTTATAAATTATTTATAAATGATTTATAAACAATATTTTACATGATTCATAAAGTATTTATAAACACTATTTGATTTATAGGAAAATGAATACGGTTTCTGATCATAGTATGTTAACAATTTGTAAATGATTAATAATGTACCACTAGGGTGCTTATAAAGCAGTTCTAAATTAGTTATTGTCATCTCATAAGATTATTTATAAAGTCTTtgttatttatctaggcaagtcagttaagaacaaattcttatttcaaatgacggcctaggaacactgccttgttcaggggtagaagatagatttttaccttgtcagctcggggattcgatcgtgcaatctttcggttactagtccaaagctctaacaactaggctacctgccccccaagTTAATGGTTGA
This genomic interval carries:
- the LOC129842020 gene encoding F-box only protein 40; this translates as MVSVFDEISVSNYTVKGSMSTEALHQHCERCYSLQCQAPVNTSVSCVVIKCHLHCGAAFHKCKEEEHQLLCPNEMVPCLNVDYGCHFTMHRHRLAKHLEVCPASTVICSQQWIRFPVEDTDSSIYRTTLVDPEKQLNVSMALRDQELLFRCLKMKNVFPELMEKVEAESAQKEIDVGVTSAAGEGCSSLDPSEAMEDGYNGYGDGMELEKELSQEEREALAKNKDVLQNYSSYETMFRKEMKGCQQTVKNMEKKLNPGDGEEEKAFSLSNGHGELDGDGSSKECQENGASARAVDVTRSGLAPWQDGVMERLRREVTPADYNMYLVHHGAMLINFGQLAACTPRDKDFVYGKLEPIEVQSVRTFNVPTSYRPKRIHMRDPWSPMVNKSVDTSDLGVSVEDLPKCDEVNATLLCFLEKELKGHNISEGGGADGFYVHIGTQTYNIPSAPFKPEASLADIITDTHKGLYVQIQAEDITRRHNFTNSAFSYLCGHVFRRDEYHTHFKNVHLDIQSCLNGWFEQRCPLAYLGCNYSQSRFHPAGQRATVTYRQDLSTFSLKPEGPSMLSDSEKTISITSDRKHPRKPDLLSRLPFEILHHLAGFLDSFSLSQLSQVSQLMREVCVTLLEERGMVYLKWEKKTSHGGSSWKCRKHVWKFSSLFSKVDRWCFDDVPSMSEHLKVCPFYQREELSKPVKLASMEGDQRERPQGLLDLLQECDLPLADQ